GGCCAGGTTGTCCTTGAGGATCAACAGGATCTCGCAGGCGTCGGTGATGACCCGCGGCAACGTCGCCTGGGACGGATCCCAATCCCGTCCGCCGAGAAAGGCGAAGTTCTCGCCCCGGTCGAACGGAACGTAGTCGTGGGCGAACCAGATGTCCTCGGTGTCAAGATGTCGAGCCATGTTTTGTTCCACCACAGGCTCGAGTTCCAGGGTCAGCGCATTAGCGACAGGTTTCTGTGCCATGCAGTAACTGTAACCCGACGACACAGGTTTCGTGAAATTGGGGCGGCGCGTGTCGTGGCTTACCCGCGTGATCACGCTGACAACACGTTTCGCCGCCGGCTAGCGACCTGCCAGGCTCCAATCCTCGAGGCCCTCGTACAGCGGAAACTCCCTGGCCAGACGGGTCACCCGGGCGCGCAGCGCCGGGACATCGGCACCGCTGCCGTCGGCCAGGGCGGTAGCGATCACGTCGGCGACTTCGCTGAATTCGGCATCGCCGAACCCGCGGGTAGCCAGCGCGGGCGTTCCGATCCGCAGGCCTGAGGTCACCATGGGCGGGCGGGGGTCGTTGGGCACGGCGTTGCGGTTGACCGTAATTCCCACCTCGTGCAACAGATCCTCGGCGGCCTGGCCGTCCAGTGGAGAGTTGCGCAGGTCGACCAGCACCAAGTGGACGTCGGTTCCGCCGCTGACGACCGAGACACCGGCCTTGGCGACATCGTCACCGAGCAGTCGTTCGGCAAGGATCCGGGCACCGGATAGGGTGCGCCGCTGGCGGTCGGCGAACTCGGGGGTGGCAGCGATCTTGAGCGCGACCGCCTTGCCCGCGATCACATGCATCAACGGTCCGCCCTGCTGACCGGGGAACACCGCCGAGTTGATCGCCTTGGCGTACTCCTGCTTGCCCAGGATCATGCCGGAACGGCCTCCGCCGAGCGTCTTGTGCACCGTGGTGGAAACCACATCGGCGTGCGGCACCGGCGACGGATGCAATCCGGCGGCAACCAAACCGGCGAAATGCGCCATGTCCACCCACAACTTCGCGTCGACCTCGTCGGCGATGGCGCGGAACGCCGCGAAGTCGAGAATCCGGGGGTAGGCCGACCAGCCGGCGATGATCACCGTGGGCCGGAATTCCAGCGCCTTGGCGCGCACCGCCTCCATGTCGATCAGGTGCGTCGTGGAGTCCACACCGTAGAACCCGTTCTCGTACAACTTGCCGGAGAAGTTCAACCGCATGCCATGGGTCAGGTGGCCGCCGTTGGCGAGGTCCAGACCCAGCAGCCGCTCCCCCGGGGTCATCAGCGCATGCAAGACCGCGGCGTTGGCCTGGGCGCCCGAATGCGGCTGTACGTTGGCGAAATCGGCGCCGAACAGCGCCTTGGCCCGGTCCCGGGCGATGTTTTCCACCACGTCGACGTGCTCACAACCGCCGTAGTACCGCCGGCCCGGCAGCCCCTCCGCATACTTGTTGGTCAGCACGCTGCCCTGAGCCTGCAACACCGATCGCGGCACGAAATTCTCCGAGGCGATCATCTCCAAGGTGTCTCGTTGCCGGCCGAGTTCCTTGCCCAGCAGCTCTGCGATATCGGGGTCGACCTCGGCCAGCGGGGCGGACATGACCGAGCTGGTCTCAGAGACCCTTACGTGGGCGGAAGTACGGGCGTCAGGTGCGGCAGTCACGGGCGCCAGTCTATCGAGGGCGCCGCTTCGGGGCTGATCATGTTCGGCGCACCCCATCCGGTGGTCTCCCCGGCTACCAGAGGTCTCACCTCATCAGGCGGGTAACCGGGTAACGACCCGCCCACCCGTCGGCGACCCCGGCCGCGGCGCTGGCCCCCGGGTCCGGTCGTCGCTGATAGCCGGGCACTTCGCCTTAGCCATGCCGCACGCTTTACCCGGCCCAGCCGTCAGACCCGCGTCGATCCCTGCAAGACTGACACCATGCCACGGCTTAGCGAGCCGAGCCCGTATGTCGAGTTCGACCGAAAGCAATGGCGCGCGCTTCGTATGTCGACCCCACTGGCCCTCACCGAAGAGGAATTGGTCGGCCTGCGTGGTCTGGGTGAGCAGATCAACCTGTTGGAAGTCGAAGAGGTGTATCTGCCTCTGGCCCGGCTCATTCACCTTCAGGTCGCCGCCCGTCAGCGGTTGTTCGCCGCCACCGCCGAATTCCTCGGCGAGCCGCAACAGAACCCGAACCGACCGGTGCCGTTCATCATCGGTGTGGCCGGCAGCGTGGCGGTCGGCAAGTCGACCACCGCACGTGTGCTACAGGCGCTGCTTGCCCGCTGGGACCACCATCCGCGGGTGGACCTGGTGACCACCGACGGCTTTCTCTACCCCAACGCCGAGCTGGAGCGGCGAAGCCTCATGCACCGCAAGGGTTTTCCGGAGAGCTATAACCGCCGGGCGCTGATGCGGTTCGTGACTTCGGTGAAGTCGGGCTCGGAATATGCGTGTGCGCCCGTGTATTCACACCTGCACTACGACATCATTCCCGGGGCCAAACACGTAGTCCGCCATCCGGACATCCTGATCCTGGAGGGGCTCAACGTCTTGCAGACCGGCCCCACCCTGATGGTCTCGGACCTGTTCGACTTCTCCCTCTACGTCGACGCGCGTATCGAGGACATCGAGCAGTGGTACGTGTCGCGATTCTCGGCCATGCGCAGCACGGCGTTCGCCAACCCGGAGTCACACTTTCACCACTATTCGGCACTGTCCGACCCGCAGGCCGTGGTCGCGGCCCGGGAGATCTGGCGGTCGATCAACCGGCCCAATCTTGTCGAGAACATCCTGCCGACCCGGCCGCGTGCCACCCTGGTGCTGCGCAAAGACGCCGACCACTCGATCAACCGGCTGCGGCTGCGCAAGCTGTAGCACGTCCCGCGTCGAGCCGGTGGCGAATCGGACCGGCGATGCGCCGTGGACTCCGTGCTAGCCGAACAGCAGCCCGCCCGTGCCGCCCTCGCCCCGATGCCACCATTGGAGCCGTTACCGCCGTTACCGCCGTTACCGCCGTTACCGCCGTTACCGCCGTTACCGCCGTTACCGCCGTTACCGCCGTTACCGAGCAGTAGCCCACCAGGTCCACCGGCTGCCCGGGCGCACCGTTGGCGCCGTTGCCGATCAGCGGCCGCCCCAGCAACGCCTGGGTGGGCGCGTTGATCGCATTGAGGAGGTTCCGCTCGACATTGGCGGCCTCGGTGCTCGCGTACGCACCCGCACCTGCCGTCAGGGCCTGCCACGAGCGGTGCATGAAAACCGGCCACTTGCGTACCGAGGTTCTGATAGGCCTGCGCGTAGGCGGAAAACAGTGCGGCGACGCCGGCCGACACCTCGTCGGCGGCAGCCGCCACCAGGCCGGCCCTCGGGCCGCGGCATCCGCGGTGGCCGCACTGATGCTCGAACCGATACCGGCCACATCGGTGGCTGCTGCGGCCATCATTTCCGGCCTCGCGATCACGAACGACATGGCGGCCTCCAATCTCTGCACCTGAATCACGTCGGCTGCCGGCAATGACCGGAGTTTGGGGCGTATCGCCGCGGGAAACGACGTCTTCCGCCTTTGCCGAAAGCGCCGCCAAATGGCTGACGTGGGGCGGCCACGGCATACCGCGGCGCCCCGCGTCAGTAACGCGGCGACTAGGCCGCCAGCCGGCGCACCCCCAGGTACTGCAGACCGGCGAACAACGCCGTGTACCCGCCACTGGCCAGCGTCGCGGCCACGCCAACGACGGTCATGGGCACCAGCTCGGCGGCCACGACGGCGGCCAGGGTGTAGACGATGTTGCCCACGACG
The nucleotide sequence above comes from Mycobacterium pseudokansasii. Encoded proteins:
- the glyA gene encoding serine hydroxymethyltransferase, which produces MSAPLAEVDPDIAELLGKELGRQRDTLEMIASENFVPRSVLQAQGSVLTNKYAEGLPGRRYYGGCEHVDVVENIARDRAKALFGADFANVQPHSGAQANAAVLHALMTPGERLLGLDLANGGHLTHGMRLNFSGKLYENGFYGVDSTTHLIDMEAVRAKALEFRPTVIIAGWSAYPRILDFAAFRAIADEVDAKLWVDMAHFAGLVAAGLHPSPVPHADVVSTTVHKTLGGGRSGMILGKQEYAKAINSAVFPGQQGGPLMHVIAGKAVALKIAATPEFADRQRRTLSGARILAERLLGDDVAKAGVSVVSGGTDVHLVLVDLRNSPLDGQAAEDLLHEVGITVNRNAVPNDPRPPMVTSGLRIGTPALATRGFGDAEFSEVADVIATALADGSGADVPALRARVTRLAREFPLYEGLEDWSLAGR
- the coaA gene encoding type I pantothenate kinase, producing the protein MPRLSEPSPYVEFDRKQWRALRMSTPLALTEEELVGLRGLGEQINLLEVEEVYLPLARLIHLQVAARQRLFAATAEFLGEPQQNPNRPVPFIIGVAGSVAVGKSTTARVLQALLARWDHHPRVDLVTTDGFLYPNAELERRSLMHRKGFPESYNRRALMRFVTSVKSGSEYACAPVYSHLHYDIIPGAKHVVRHPDILILEGLNVLQTGPTLMVSDLFDFSLYVDARIEDIEQWYVSRFSAMRSTAFANPESHFHHYSALSDPQAVVAAREIWRSINRPNLVENILPTRPRATLVLRKDADHSINRLRLRKL